Proteins from a genomic interval of Nostoc sp. TCL240-02:
- a CDS encoding metallophosphoesterase, producing MHWLFTGHLRVDKITVKIAELPASLQGTTLVQLSDFHYDGLRLSEDMLEKAIALTNEAEPDLILLTGDYVTDDPTPIHQLVHRLKHLQSRCGIYAVLGNHDIYYSHSKAEVTQALTSIGVHVLWNEIAYPLGKELPFVGLADYWSREFYPAPVMNQLDSVTPRIVLSHNPDTAKILQQWRVDLQLSGHTHGGHIVIPGIGPLVFHYKKLLKKIPKKLRCWVTFLLGDCSKVVRYWEWAQGFHKVQENQLYVNRGLGTYKPGRLFCPPEVTVITLVSH from the coding sequence ATGCATTGGTTGTTTACGGGACATTTAAGAGTAGATAAAATCACGGTTAAGATTGCGGAACTTCCAGCATCTTTACAAGGTACAACGCTAGTGCAGTTGTCAGATTTTCACTACGATGGTTTGCGCTTGTCGGAAGATATGTTAGAAAAAGCGATCGCACTTACTAACGAAGCTGAACCGGATTTAATTCTATTAACTGGTGACTACGTAACTGACGATCCGACACCAATTCACCAATTGGTGCATCGACTCAAACATCTGCAAAGTCGCTGTGGTATCTACGCTGTACTGGGTAATCATGATATCTATTACAGTCATTCAAAAGCAGAAGTTACACAGGCGTTAACTAGCATTGGCGTGCATGTACTTTGGAATGAAATAGCCTATCCACTAGGAAAAGAATTACCATTTGTAGGACTAGCTGATTATTGGTCACGGGAATTCTACCCTGCACCAGTTATGAATCAACTAGACTCTGTTACACCCCGCATAGTTTTATCCCATAATCCAGATACAGCCAAGATACTGCAACAATGGCGTGTAGATTTGCAACTATCGGGTCATACCCACGGCGGTCACATCGTAATTCCAGGCATTGGCCCTTTAGTATTCCATTATAAAAAGCTACTCAAAAAAATTCCCAAAAAATTGCGGTGTTGGGTAACGTTTTTACTAGGAGACTGTTCTAAAGTCGTGCGATATTGGGAATGGGCGCAAGGTTTTCACAAGGTGCAAGAAAATCAACTATATGTTAATCGGGGTTTAGGAACTTATAAACCAGGACGTTTATTTTGTCCGCCAGAAGTGACTGTAATTACCTTAGTTAGTCATTAG
- the leuD gene encoding 3-isopropylmalate dehydratase small subunit: MVSEVKTVSGRGIPLVGNDIDTDRIIPARYLKAVTFDGLGEGAFIDDRTALKGEHPFDQPQYKGANILIVNRNFGCGSSREHAPQAIAKWGIQALIGESFAEIFFGNCVAMGIPCVTADAATVKQLQELVAANPQAAVTVNLETLQVQIDDYTAPVAIGEGTRSTFISGTWDACGQLVANTTQVRATAAKLPYIGWGNVAAS; encoded by the coding sequence ATGGTGAGTGAAGTTAAAACAGTTTCAGGGCGCGGTATACCTTTAGTGGGCAATGATATAGACACCGATCGCATCATTCCCGCTCGTTATTTAAAAGCTGTTACCTTTGATGGCTTAGGTGAAGGCGCATTTATTGATGACCGGACAGCACTTAAAGGTGAACATCCCTTTGACCAACCCCAATACAAAGGCGCGAATATTTTAATAGTCAACCGTAACTTTGGCTGTGGTTCATCAAGGGAACACGCACCCCAAGCGATCGCAAAATGGGGAATCCAAGCTTTAATAGGTGAAAGCTTCGCAGAAATCTTTTTCGGTAACTGTGTGGCAATGGGTATACCTTGTGTGACAGCCGACGCTGCTACTGTTAAACAACTGCAAGAGCTAGTAGCTGCCAATCCTCAAGCTGCCGTGACAGTAAATCTGGAAACTTTGCAAGTGCAAATTGATGATTATACTGCCCCAGTTGCGATCGGTGAAGGTACAAGAAGCACATTTATTTCTGGGACTTGGGATGCTTGCGGTCAGTTGGTGGCGAATACTACCCAAGTTCGGGCAACCGCTGCAAAATTACCCTACATAGGTTGGGGCAATGTAGCCGCAAGTTAG
- the glgB gene encoding 1,4-alpha-glucan branching enzyme produces the protein MSMTTIAPEQVNSIVWNQHNDPFEILGSHPIEQDGKTVWAVRAYLPNASAVWVVLPEQRKEYPMQTVHHPHFFECTIETTELANYQLRIKEGEHERVTYDPYAFRSPNLTDFDLHLFSEGNHHRIYEKLGAHPTEIGGVKGVYFAVWAPNARNVSLLGDFNLWDGRKHQMRKGPTGVWELFIPEIAAGEHYKYEIKNFEGHIYEKSDPYGFQQEPRPKTASIVTDLDAYTWDDESWMEKRRHTDPLTQPVSVYEVHLGSWLHASSAEPAKLPNGEAEPVVIVSELKPGARFLTYRELADRLIPYIKELGYTHIEMLPIAEHPFDGSWGYQVTGYYAPTSRFGSPEDFMYFIDKCHKNDIGVIVDWVPGHFPKDGHGLAFFDGSHLYEHADPRKGEHKEWGTLVFNYGRHEVSNFLAANALFWFDKYHIDGIRVDAVASMLYNDYCREPGEWLPNQYGGRENLEAADFLRQVNHTIFSYFPGILSIAEESTSWPMVSWPTYTGGLGFNLKWNMGWMHDMLDYFSMDPWFRQFHQNNITFSMWYNHSENFMLALSHDEVVHGKSNIIGKMPGDTWQKLANIRCLFTYMFAHPGKKTMFMSMEFGQWSEWNAWADLEWHLLQHEPHQQLKTFFRELNHLYRSEPVLYTQDFAEPGFEWIDCSDNRHSVVSFIRRDKDSDDFAIVVCNFTPQPHSHYRIGVPQKGFYTELFNSDARQYGGSNMGNLGGKWTDDWSLHSRPYSLDLCLPPLGVLILKLDKKKTAEVIG, from the coding sequence ATGTCCATGACCACGATCGCCCCTGAGCAGGTTAACAGCATCGTTTGGAATCAGCATAACGATCCCTTTGAAATACTGGGTTCTCATCCCATAGAACAAGATGGCAAAACTGTCTGGGCTGTGCGGGCCTATCTACCAAATGCAAGTGCAGTATGGGTCGTTCTTCCTGAACAACGGAAAGAATACCCAATGCAAACAGTTCATCATCCTCACTTTTTTGAATGCACTATTGAAACCACAGAACTGGCAAACTACCAGTTACGGATTAAAGAAGGGGAACATGAGCGCGTTACTTATGACCCTTACGCCTTCCGTTCTCCCAATTTGACAGACTTTGATTTGCATTTGTTTAGTGAAGGGAACCATCACCGGATATACGAAAAACTGGGAGCGCACCCCACGGAAATAGGAGGCGTTAAGGGCGTTTATTTTGCAGTTTGGGCACCCAATGCTCGCAACGTTTCATTGTTGGGAGATTTCAACCTCTGGGATGGGCGCAAACACCAAATGCGTAAAGGGCCAACCGGGGTTTGGGAATTATTTATTCCTGAAATCGCTGCGGGAGAGCATTACAAATATGAAATCAAAAATTTTGAAGGACACATTTACGAAAAATCCGATCCCTACGGTTTCCAGCAAGAACCCCGCCCGAAAACCGCATCTATTGTCACTGATTTAGATGCTTACACCTGGGATGACGAAAGCTGGATGGAAAAGCGGCGGCACACTGACCCCCTTACCCAGCCGGTCTCAGTTTATGAAGTGCATTTAGGGTCTTGGTTACATGCTTCGAGTGCCGAACCTGCTAAACTGCCAAATGGTGAAGCTGAACCGGTAGTTATCGTTTCGGAACTTAAGCCGGGCGCACGTTTCCTTACCTATCGCGAACTAGCTGACCGACTCATTCCATACATCAAAGAATTGGGATATACCCATATAGAAATGCTGCCCATTGCGGAGCATCCCTTTGATGGTTCTTGGGGTTATCAAGTAACTGGGTACTATGCTCCCACCTCCCGGTTTGGCAGCCCCGAAGATTTCATGTATTTTATTGACAAATGTCACAAAAATGATATAGGGGTAATTGTAGATTGGGTTCCTGGTCACTTCCCCAAAGATGGACATGGTTTAGCTTTCTTTGATGGTAGCCACCTGTACGAACATGCTGACCCCCGCAAAGGGGAACATAAAGAATGGGGTACTTTGGTGTTCAACTATGGTCGCCATGAAGTTAGTAATTTCCTCGCAGCCAATGCTCTCTTCTGGTTCGATAAATACCACATTGACGGGATTCGTGTCGACGCTGTTGCCTCGATGCTCTATAACGACTATTGCCGCGAACCCGGAGAATGGTTGCCCAACCAGTACGGTGGCAGAGAAAACTTAGAAGCAGCGGATTTTCTGCGTCAGGTAAATCATACTATCTTTAGTTATTTCCCCGGCATTCTCTCAATTGCTGAAGAATCTACTTCTTGGCCAATGGTATCTTGGCCCACCTATACAGGCGGATTGGGCTTTAATTTGAAGTGGAATATGGGCTGGATGCACGATATGCTGGATTACTTCAGCATGGACCCTTGGTTCCGCCAGTTCCACCAAAACAATATCACCTTTAGTATGTGGTACAACCACAGCGAGAACTTTATGCTGGCTCTGTCCCACGATGAAGTGGTGCATGGTAAGAGCAATATCATCGGTAAAATGCCGGGGGATACATGGCAGAAGTTAGCTAATATCCGTTGTTTATTTACCTATATGTTTGCTCACCCAGGCAAGAAAACCATGTTTATGAGCATGGAGTTTGGGCAGTGGAGTGAGTGGAACGCTTGGGCAGATTTGGAGTGGCATTTATTACAGCATGAACCACACCAACAGTTAAAAACGTTTTTCCGGGAATTGAACCATCTCTACCGTTCTGAGCCTGTTTTGTACACCCAAGATTTTGCTGAACCGGGGTTTGAATGGATTGACTGTAGTGATAATCGCCATAGTGTAGTTTCTTTCATCCGTCGTGACAAGGATTCTGATGATTTTGCGATCGTGGTTTGCAATTTTACACCGCAACCCCATTCTCACTACCGCATTGGTGTACCGCAAAAGGGATTTTATACTGAGTTGTTCAATAGTGATGCACGTCAATATGGCGGCAGTAACATGGGTAACTTAGGCGGGAAGTGGACGGATGATTGGTCTTTGCACAGTCGTCCCTATTCGCTAGATTTGTGTTTGCCACCTTTAGGTGTGTTGATTCTCAAGTTGGATAAGAAGAAGACTGCTGAGGTAATTGGATAA
- a CDS encoding metallophosphoesterase, translating into MHWLLSGPLSREELTVKIVGLPASLQGKKLVQLSDFHYDGLRLSEEMLEKAIAVTNEAKPDLVLLTGDYVTDDPAPIHQLILRLKHLQSPSGIYAILGNHDIHYKNAKTEVTDALTSIGIHVLWNEIAYPLGKELPFVGLADYWSREFYPAPVMNQLNPDTPRIVLSHNPDTAEMLQAWRVDLQLSGHTHGGQIVIPGIGPAIFFYEKLAKKIPKKVQRRFPFLEENVSVVRHWEWAQGFHQLGKNQLYVNRGLGTYLPGRLFCRPEVTIITLQGE; encoded by the coding sequence ATGCACTGGTTATTATCTGGGCCGTTGAGTAGAGAAGAATTGACGGTTAAGATTGTAGGGTTGCCTGCATCGTTACAAGGTAAGAAACTGGTGCAGTTGTCAGATTTTCATTACGATGGTTTGCGGCTATCGGAAGAAATGCTAGAAAAAGCGATCGCAGTTACTAATGAAGCTAAACCAGATTTAGTTCTATTAACTGGTGACTACGTAACTGACGATCCGGCACCGATTCACCAACTGATACTTCGACTGAAACATCTGCAAAGTCCCAGTGGTATCTATGCTATTCTTGGCAATCACGATATACATTACAAAAACGCCAAAACAGAAGTTACCGATGCCCTGACTAGCATTGGAATCCATGTCCTTTGGAACGAAATTGCCTATCCACTAGGAAAAGAATTACCATTTGTAGGACTAGCTGATTATTGGTCACGGGAATTCTACCCTGCACCTGTGATGAATCAACTAAATCCCGACACACCACGCATCGTTTTATCCCACAACCCAGATACTGCGGAGATGCTGCAAGCATGGCGAGTTGACTTACAATTATCTGGTCATACTCACGGTGGTCAAATCGTGATTCCCGGAATTGGCCCTGCAATATTTTTTTACGAAAAGCTTGCAAAAAAAATACCTAAAAAAGTGCAGCGTCGATTTCCATTTTTGGAAGAAAATGTTTCTGTAGTCAGACATTGGGAATGGGCACAGGGTTTCCATCAGCTGGGAAAAAATCAGCTATATGTCAATCGTGGTTTGGGAACTTACCTCCCAGGACGCTTATTCTGCCGCCCAGAAGTCACTATAATCACCCTACAGGGTGAGTAA
- the leuC gene encoding 3-isopropylmalate dehydratase large subunit, which produces MSKGTLFDKVWDLHTVGTLPSGLTQLFIGLHLIHEVTSPQAFAMLRERGLKVLFPERTVATVDHIVPTENQARPFIDSLAEEMIQALENNCQENNITFYNIGSGSQGIVHVIAPELGLTQPGMTIACGDSHTSSHGAFGAIAFGIGTSQVRDVLASQTLALSKLKVRKIEVNGSLNPGVYAKDVILHIIRTLGVKGGVGYGYEFAGTTFEQMNMEERMTVCNMAIEGGARCGYVNPDQVTYDYLKDRDFAPKNADWDKAVAWWNSIKSDADAQYDDVVVFDAAEISPTVTWGITPGQGIAVNQLVPQPEELLEEDRFIAEEAYRYMDLYPGQPIKGTKIDVCFIGSCTNGRISDLREAAKIAKGRHVAEGIKAFVVPGSERVKQEAETEGLDKIFQEAGFEWREPGCSMCLAMNPDKLQGRQISASSSNRNFKGRQGSSSGRTLLMSPAMVATAAIKGEVSDVRELL; this is translated from the coding sequence ATGAGCAAAGGTACCCTGTTTGATAAAGTTTGGGACTTACACACCGTTGGTACACTTCCCTCTGGGCTGACGCAACTATTTATCGGGCTTCACCTAATTCATGAAGTCACCAGTCCCCAGGCCTTTGCTATGTTACGCGAGAGGGGTCTAAAAGTACTGTTTCCAGAGCGGACTGTTGCCACAGTCGATCACATAGTGCCGACAGAAAATCAGGCGCGTCCCTTTATTGATAGTTTGGCAGAGGAGATGATTCAGGCGCTCGAAAATAACTGCCAAGAAAATAACATAACTTTTTACAACATTGGTTCTGGTAGTCAGGGTATAGTTCATGTCATCGCTCCAGAACTCGGACTGACTCAACCAGGAATGACGATCGCTTGTGGAGATAGCCACACTTCGAGTCATGGGGCATTTGGTGCGATCGCATTTGGTATCGGTACTAGCCAAGTGCGGGATGTTCTCGCTTCCCAAACCCTCGCTCTCTCAAAACTAAAAGTCCGCAAAATTGAAGTTAATGGCAGTCTGAACCCAGGAGTTTACGCCAAAGATGTCATCCTACATATCATCCGCACCCTTGGTGTTAAAGGTGGTGTGGGTTATGGCTACGAATTTGCAGGTACGACATTTGAACAAATGAATATGGAAGAGAGGATGACTGTCTGCAATATGGCGATCGAAGGCGGTGCTAGATGCGGCTATGTCAATCCAGATCAAGTCACCTACGATTACCTCAAAGACAGAGATTTTGCTCCCAAAAATGCAGATTGGGATAAAGCAGTGGCTTGGTGGAATTCCATCAAGAGCGATGCTGATGCCCAGTACGATGATGTAGTCGTATTCGACGCTGCTGAAATTTCTCCTACTGTCACCTGGGGAATTACTCCTGGTCAAGGTATCGCTGTCAACCAGTTAGTGCCTCAACCAGAAGAACTACTCGAAGAAGACCGATTTATTGCCGAAGAAGCTTACCGCTACATGGATTTATATCCGGGTCAACCAATCAAGGGCACTAAAATAGATGTCTGCTTTATTGGTAGTTGCACCAACGGCAGAATTAGTGATTTGCGGGAAGCTGCGAAAATCGCCAAAGGTCGCCATGTTGCAGAGGGAATCAAAGCTTTCGTTGTCCCCGGTTCTGAAAGGGTGAAGCAAGAGGCGGAAACTGAAGGACTGGATAAAATCTTTCAAGAGGCTGGATTTGAATGGCGTGAACCGGGATGTTCCATGTGCCTAGCCATGAACCCCGACAAGTTACAAGGAAGACAAATTAGCGCCTCCTCATCTAATCGCAACTTTAAAGGCAGACAAGGTTCCTCTTCTGGTCGGACATTGTTAATGAGTCCGGCGATGGTTGCCACAGCTGCGATTAAAGGCGAAGTATCTGATGTGCGCGAGTTGCTGTAA
- a CDS encoding DnaJ domain-containing protein, with translation MSNDKPKRLRSDINDAYEILGLEPGASQAQVKRTYRKLVKIWHPDRFVDQKQKQEAEEKIKLINVAYNKLKSESPSEPPIPENPSLSSPKNPTKISVNRWDAEAFYTLGVENATERRYEDAIADFTHAIRLNPHYVDAYKYRGLVCSQLGYEYRAASDLNKAAQIEQGLKNPGTARKMRSPRYVSKPRPWLERFCQGIKKILRLNRRWR, from the coding sequence ATGTCTAACGACAAGCCGAAACGTCTACGCTCCGATATTAATGATGCTTATGAAATTCTTGGGCTAGAACCTGGTGCATCTCAAGCACAGGTGAAGCGAACTTACCGTAAACTGGTGAAAATTTGGCATCCCGATCGCTTTGTCGATCAAAAACAAAAACAGGAAGCTGAGGAAAAAATTAAATTAATTAACGTAGCTTACAATAAGCTCAAGTCAGAAAGTCCATCTGAGCCTCCCATTCCTGAAAATCCCTCTTTATCTTCGCCTAAAAATCCCACAAAAATATCTGTCAATCGTTGGGATGCAGAAGCTTTCTATACTTTAGGCGTAGAGAATGCCACGGAAAGAAGATATGAGGATGCGATCGCAGATTTTACCCATGCAATTCGTCTCAATCCTCACTATGTTGACGCATATAAATATCGTGGGCTAGTTTGCTCTCAACTAGGATACGAATATAGAGCCGCTTCCGATTTAAATAAAGCTGCACAAATAGAACAAGGGTTAAAAAATCCTGGTACTGCACGGAAAATGCGATCGCCTAGATATGTATCTAAACCTAGACCTTGGCTAGAAAGATTTTGTCAGGGGATTAAAAAGATATTACGGCTAAATCGGCGTTGGAGATGA
- a CDS encoding tocopherol cyclase family protein, with product MLTIPLNFLQSIQTPHSGYHWDGSSRRFFEGWYYRVTLPEIGQTFAFMYSIEDPIGGKPHSGGAAQILGPDDEYLCRTFPDVKKFWGSQDVLGLGHWGKTDLQIAPLYLLPEEFEHHVQEGYQATATLNQGIIREPVTNNYCRWEYEIQSVYGWGNKNSIQQSTAGWLSFSQIFEPGWQILMAHGLASGKIDWNGKIYEFTNAPAYGEKNWGGAFPQKWFWINCNCFEGEPDLALTAGGGRRGVLWWMESVAMIGLHYQGKFYEFVPWNSQVDWEIQPWGRWQMKATNSNYEIELTGITDLPGTPLRAPTEDGLRYCCRDTMQGKLNLELRELNGRKSHIILKAESFLCGLEVGGGSWDNVWQSR from the coding sequence ATGTTAACTATTCCCCTCAATTTCCTCCAATCAATCCAAACGCCCCATTCTGGTTATCACTGGGATGGCAGTAGCCGACGCTTCTTTGAAGGCTGGTATTACCGCGTCACTCTACCAGAAATTGGGCAAACATTCGCCTTTATGTACTCCATCGAAGATCCCATCGGCGGTAAACCTCACAGTGGCGGTGCAGCCCAAATCCTCGGCCCAGATGATGAGTATTTATGTCGTACTTTTCCTGATGTGAAGAAATTTTGGGGTAGCCAAGATGTTCTGGGTTTAGGTCATTGGGGTAAAACGGATTTGCAAATTGCTCCTCTGTATCTTCTACCAGAAGAGTTTGAGCATCATGTTCAAGAAGGATATCAAGCTACAGCCACCTTAAATCAGGGAATTATTCGCGAACCTGTAACTAATAATTATTGCCGTTGGGAGTATGAAATTCAATCAGTATATGGTTGGGGTAATAAAAATAGTATTCAGCAATCAACCGCAGGCTGGCTCTCATTCTCGCAGATTTTTGAACCTGGATGGCAGATTTTGATGGCTCACGGTTTAGCCAGTGGAAAAATTGACTGGAATGGCAAAATCTACGAATTTACCAACGCCCCAGCCTACGGGGAGAAAAATTGGGGCGGTGCTTTTCCTCAAAAATGGTTTTGGATAAATTGTAATTGCTTTGAAGGCGAACCCGACCTAGCATTAACTGCTGGCGGGGGACGGCGGGGTGTGCTGTGGTGGATGGAATCTGTAGCGATGATTGGGTTGCACTATCAAGGCAAGTTTTATGAATTCGTTCCCTGGAATTCACAAGTAGATTGGGAAATTCAGCCTTGGGGTAGATGGCAAATGAAAGCTACTAACTCTAACTATGAAATTGAATTGACAGGAATCACGGATTTACCTGGTACACCTCTGCGTGCGCCTACAGAGGATGGTTTAAGATACTGTTGCCGAGACACCATGCAAGGAAAGTTAAATTTAGAGTTACGAGAACTAAATGGGAGAAAATCTCACATAATTCTAAAAGCAGAAAGTTTTCTTTGTGGTTTAGAAGTAGGCGGCGGCTCTTGGGATAATGTTTGGCAGTCTCGCTAA
- a CDS encoding GlsB/YeaQ/YmgE family stress response membrane protein has protein sequence MNILAWIVLGLIAGAIAKAIYPGHQGGGILGTILLGIIGAFVGGSLGVFFSTGTLSLAAPTLSIPGIAVAVLGAIVAVFLWNLLTNRSAV, from the coding sequence ATGAATATTCTTGCTTGGATTGTTTTAGGTCTAATTGCTGGTGCGATCGCTAAAGCTATCTACCCCGGTCATCAAGGTGGCGGTATTCTAGGAACAATTTTATTAGGAATTATCGGCGCGTTTGTTGGTGGTAGTCTAGGAGTGTTTTTTAGTACAGGAACGTTAAGTTTAGCGGCACCTACTCTCAGCATTCCTGGTATTGCAGTAGCAGTTCTTGGTGCAATCGTTGCGGTTTTCCTGTGGAACCTATTAACAAATCGCAGTGCTGTATAA